A single region of the Theileria annulata chromosome 4, complete sequence, *** SEQUENCING IN PROGRESS *** genome encodes:
- a CDS encoding uncharacterized protein (Tap349h10.p1c.cand.35 - score = 25.35), with protein sequence MVVNSFDEFRRSLNSPILSRSNFSHNLNSKFGNNYDRNFGKYSSNLNNWDRYNNLNNFDKYNLRDNFDKYDSRFESRFDFQNKLNNYENYNNYNTYNTDNDYNRYDYNRYNGDYNRYNGENYNRYDNLDRLDKYNTGFSKNYNNLYNSDDLFDIPNYLKSVDPYNTPQNRYNNYTPDKWNEPKLCNYNTNLNVSNRFDMNNEKLDKIKENLSSLNKFDFNTFGLNSSNNLDLNYKSYGNTPYKSVLRDPYKSTYDPCKSTDPYRSTYDNYKSNYDPYKPYDTFKSNFDHTNKFNYDPTKSNFDPYKSNDFTKSNFQPYNSTSHLYKSYRSPYKETSYADMKYKTSLSNMDIDNLYLRAKELKEKLLSIKN encoded by the coding sequence ATGGTAGTTAATTCTTTTGACGAGTTTAGAAGATCGTTGAACTCTCCTATCCTCTCAAGATCGAATTTTTCTCATAATCTCAACTCCAAATTTGGAAACAACTACGACAGGAACTTTGGTAAATATAGCTCAAATCTGAACAATTGGGACAGatataacaatttaaaCAACTTTGATAAGTATAACTTACGGGACAATTTCGACAAATACGACTCTCGATTCGAGAGCAGATTTGATTTTCAGAATAAACTCAACAACTACGAAAATTATAACAACTACAACACTTACAATACTGACAATGACTATAACAGATATGACTACAACAGATACAACGGTGACTACAACAGATATAATGgtgaaaattataatagaTATGACAACTTGGATAGACTTGACAAGTATAATACTGGTTTTAGTAAGAATTATAACAACTTGTACAATAGTGATGATTTATTTGATATTCCCAACTATTTAAAGAGTGTTGATCCTTACAACACTCCTCAAAACAGGTACAATAATTACACTCCGGATAAATGGAACGAGCCGAAGCTCTGTAACTATAACACAAACTTAAATGTTTCTAATCGTTTCGATATGAATAACGAGAAATTGGATAAGATTAAAGAGAACTTGAGttctttaaataaatttgacTTTAATACTTTCGGTTTGAACTCTTCAAACAATTTAGATTTAAACTATAAATCTTACGGGAATACTCCTTATAAATCAGTTTTAAGGGATCCTTACAAATCAACCTATGATCCTTGTAAATCCACCGATCCCTATAGATCCACCtatgataattataaatcCAACTACGATCCCTATAAACCTTATGATACttttaaatctaattttgATCACACCAACAAATTTAACTACGATCCCACCAAATCTAATTTCGATCCCTATAAGTCTAATGATTTCACCAAATCTAATTTCCAACCCTATAACTCAACATCGCATTTGTATAAATCGTATAGAAGTCCTTATAAAGAAACTTCATACGCTGATATGAAATACAAGACTTCATTATCAAATATGGAcattgataatttataccTAAGGGCCAAGGAACTTAAGGAGAAGTTACTGTCAATTAAAAACTAA
- a CDS encoding exonuclease 1, putative (Tap349h10.p1c.C.cand.195 - score = 51.65), with amino-acid sequence MINNIYYYTNYNINYYQPYYNNFNTNTYNLTNNFTNNNTNTTNFTYNNTYNNFTNNFITNNISRNRYNEIKYRKICNVCNIYFNNEKQLLDHINDLHINCNYENCNFNGPINILEIHKLKHIKNKEGNTIDSKDEIKKWINSRIKNFPKSNESNIISNKKRNYRSNNNINNGIVDGMVDGIGDGIGNGTSMDGISNGIVNKMLECEEMSILEKYLRNKMNKYKRNKKSIVFPYINKIYKQPSALIRYTNPIKYEQMLKRLETIKSPYSYKSSICEKYKNGIKYSIPIRPPTILQLIRGDIEKLDKSVVNIIKYIQHLKSNEKNVNIKKYSGCVAAIDAMCWIHRGLISSAVANVRNEICDKYMKFIISMLQLLIKLNITPIMVFDGYEMPAKKNENMMRRERRNKARSEAMEMIHKNKGKINTEIMRKCMQAIQITPEIVHRVITICKKINVTVVVSPYEADAQISYLCRTGVADFAISEDSDLIVYGCPKIIYKLNKEGKGVELNIPFFNKQNKLVHLPKKISTTNTQGNTQNTSTPINTPGNTHLNTHVSTQNVGTNNLQCDKMEFGDTNKSNEVDFVDIPYDLDGNMLKVVDYEKFIMICILSGTDYDDKYHIGGIGIKVACKLMLQYKTIETLLQYLVGNNKYKLPDNVQCREILSHYKNIYNIFLYNVVYNPSDNALVHINNKVEPEDPNGYYSYLNDMILNLREKEVNFIKIAQGVVSVHDHHEISYSLTEADLNMVESLKNTLILKLYKFELTFATKFSLLNIAHENRIDSFKSKLEPITEFKSKLEPVTEFKSKLEPIPEVKEYKFQPKNIKSNQLNNNLQVKNETSPVKCKVEEKRAKRKNITKLLNNTEKYVVKRKRK; translated from the exons atgataaataatatttattattatacaaattataatattaattattatcaaccatattataataatttcaatactAATACATATAATCTAACCAATAActttactaataataataccaatactactaattttacctataataatacataCAATAACTTTACCAATAActttattactaataatattagtagAAATAgatataatgaaattaagtATAG gaaaatttgtaatgtttgtaatatatattttaataatgaaaaacaattattggatcatataaatgatttacatataaattgtaattatgaaaattgtaatttcAATGGACCAATAAATATTCTGGAAATACATAAACTGAAacatataaaaaataaagaagGTAATACTATAGATTCCAAagatgaaattaaaaaatggaTTAATTCAAGAATCAaaaattttccaaaatcaaatgaatccaatataatttccaataaaaaaagaaattacagatcaaataataatattaataatggaaTTGTTGATGGTATGGTTGATGGTATAGGTGATGGTATAGGTAACGGTACTAGTATGGATGGAATCAGTAATGGAATAGTGAATAAGATGTTGGAATGTGAAGAAATGAGtatattagaaaaatatttaagaaataaaatgaataaatataaaagaaataaaaaatcaatagTATTTccatatataaataaaatatataaacaacCAAGTGCATTAATTAGATATACAAATCCTATAAAATATGAACAAATGTTAAAAAGACTAGAAACAATAAAATCACCATATAGTTATAAATCATCAATttgtgaaaaatataaaaatggaattaaatattctataCCAATACGTCCCCCAACgattttacaattaatacGTGGtgatattgaaaaattggATAAAAGTGTAGTAAatatcattaaatatata CAACATTTGAAATctaatgaaaaaaatgttaatataaagaaataTTCTGGATGTGTAGCAGCTATTGATGCTATGTGTTGGATCCATCGTGGTTTAATATCATCAGCAGTAGCCAATGTTAGAAATGAAATTTgtgataaatatatgaaatttattatttcaatgCTTCAACTACTAATTAAGCTTAATATTACTCCAATTATGG tATTTGATGGCTACGAAATGCCAGCAAAAAAGAATGAAAATATGATGAGACGTGAGAGGAGAAATAAAGCCAGATCAGAAGCTATGGAAATGattcataaaaataaaggCAAAATCAATACGGAAATTATGAGAAAATGTATGCAGGCGATACAGATAACACCTGAAATTGTCCATAGAGTTATAACAATATGTAAGAAAATCAATGTTACAGTAGTAGTATCACCCTATGAAGCTGATGCACAAATTTCATATCTCTGTCGTACCG GAGTTGCAGACTTTGCAATTAGTGAAGATAGTGACTTAATAGTCTATGGATGtcctaaaattatatataaattgaataaaGAGGGGAAGGGTGTGGAACTAAATATACCATTTTTCAATAAACAAAACAAACTAGTACACTTACCCAAAAAAATATCAACCACTAATACACAAGGGAATACACAAAATACCAGCACACCCATTAATACACCCGGGAATACACACTTGAACACACACGTCAGTACACAAAATGTTGgtacaaataatttacaatgTGATAAAATGGAATTTGGAGATACTAATAAGAGTAATGAAGTGGATTTTGTAGATATACCATATGACTTGGATGGGAATATGTTGAAAGTAGTAGACTATGAGAAATTTATAATGATTTGTATACTGAGTGGTACTGACTATGATGACAAGTATCACATTGGTGGAATAGGGATAAAAGTGGCCTGTAAACTGATGTTACAGTATAAAACTATTGAGACTCTGTTACAGTATTTAGTAGGCAATAACAAGTATAAATTACCGGATAACGTACAGTGTAGAGAAATACTATCACACTATAAAAATATCTATAACATATTCCTCTACAATGTTGTATATAATCCATCAGATAATGCTCTAGTGcatattaataataaggTTGAACCTGAGGATCCTAACGGCTACTACAGTTACTTAAATGACATGATCTTGAACTTGCGTGAAAAGGAAGTTAACTTCATTAAAATCGCTCAGGGTGTTGTTTCAGTCCATGACCACCATGAAATTAGTTATTCACTCACTGAAGCGGATTTGAACATGGTTGAAAGCCTGAAAAATACACTAATTCttaaactatataaatttgaattaaCCTTTGCAACAAAGTTTTCTCTACTGAATATCGCTCATGAAAATCGCATAGACTCGTTCAAGAGTAAATTAGAACCTATTACTGAGTTCAAGAGTAAATTAGAACCTGTTACTGAGTTCAAGAGTAAATTAGAACCCATTCCTGAGGTTAAGgaatataaatttcaaccaaagaatattaaatctaaCCAGTTAAATAACAATTTGCAAGTTAAGAATGAGACTAGTCCTGTCAAGTGTAAAGTTGAGGAGAAGAGAGCCAAGAGgaaaaatataactaaattacTAAATAACACTGAAAAGTATGTAGTTAAGCGTAAAAGGAAATGA
- a CDS encoding uncharacterized protein (Tap349h10.p1c.cand.36 - score = 33.88) → MEILKYILEDSYNINIKELYKKITNLTSYDDLLITIKKILISNNIYQIYKSIIILNYLLKYNITHYSLDIPLDILSQNQSDIQLNIRLKKSLDVNLEEIINIIIQINNEIINFQLLNLLYNIVIYLIENINLHLLNLILININRIYGYDLLKYKIIIKIYQIYTKYKLNLINITVLYNILNSITNKTDELFDVTDVTGLTTETTDVTELSVVNELKVKLFREEIYNIIYKINPIDNLIYNDINYLLYLLKLRYTNNTVNTNNNTVNTLNTVNKHITVNMNNIYNLLLKQFDNEFDGITTTTTTTTTTTTDIGTIIEIMYYIIEILNKDLFLLQINFIITILNKLFNNEDILKNFSGSLYKLLKIINNKCIDFNYLLNINKLKIIINLKLTGGVTGNIGITGNIGVTGNIGVTGNIGITGNIEISNNIHLSNDLEDILLLYVFICNDMEDIKEIINILMKNNIKLRNDEIYLNLLNYFNYFDEKLLYQFFHYIKQINLYNQIFHQIFKSII, encoded by the exons atggaaatattaaaatatatattagaagattcttataatattaatattaag gaattatataaaaaaataactaatctTACTTCTTATgatgatttattaattactattaaaaaaatattaatttctaataatatttatcaaatttataaatctattattattttaaattatcttctaaaatataatataacaCATTATTCATTGGATATACCATTGGATATACTATCACAAAATCAATCTGATATACAATTGAATATACGGTTAAAAAAAAGTTTAGATGTAAATTTagaagaaattattaatataataatacaaatt aataatgaaataataaatttccaattattaaatttattatataatattgtaatatatttaatagaaaatataaatttacatttattaaatttaatattaataaatattaatcgTATTTATGGatatgatttattaaaatataaaattattattaaaatttatcaaatctataccaaatataaattaaatttgattaatataactgtattatacaatattttaaattcaatcACTAATAAAACTGATGAGTTATTTGATGTTACTGATGTTACTGGATTAACTACTGAAACTACTGATGTTACTGAATTATCTGTTGTTAATGAATTAAaggttaaattatttagagaagaaatttataatataatatataaaataaatccaatagataatttaatatataatgatataaattatcTATTATATCTACTAAAATTGAGATATACTAACAACACTGTAAATACTAACAATAACACTGTTAATACACTTAACACAGTTAATAAACATATTACTGttaatatgaataatatatataatttattattaaaacaatttgataatgaatttgatgGAATCACTACCACTACTACTACCACTACTACTACCACTACTGATATCGGTACAATAATTGAGattatgtattatattattgaaatattgaataaagatttatttttattacaaattaattttattataacaattttaaacaaattattcaa tAATGAAGATatattaaagaattttaGTGGaagtttatataaattattaaaaattattaataataaatgtattgattttaattatttattaaatattaataaattaaagattattataaatttaaaattaactggag GTGTAACTGGTAACATAGGAATAACTGGTAACATAGGAGTAACTGGTAACATAGGTGTAACTGGTAACATAGGAATAACTGGTAACATAGAAATCTCTAATAATATCCATTTGTCTAATGATTTGGAagatatattattattatatgtaTTTATATGTAATGATATGGAAGatataaaagaaataattaatatattaatgaaaaataatataaaattaagaaatgatgaaatttatttaaatttattaaattattttaattattttgatgaaaaattattatatcaattttttcattatattaaacaaattaatttatataatcaaatttttcatcaaattttcaaatcaataatttaa
- a CDS encoding U5 snRNP-specific subunit, putative produces the protein MNLEDDSVLNFPVMLLTGHESEIYTIEFSQDGQFLASGGKDKQILLYEAYGECNNFGVLTGHKNAILELHWNKNSNYLYSCSADFTSAVWDINYTKRIRKLQGHCGIVNSCYPARNILNGLLITGSDDGTVKIWDSRCKSYTSSISHDFQILAVTTDPNYNFIYSGSLDNIIRIYDVRNENRIYMELKGCMDSITSLDLNEENTILLSNSMDNKLILWNILPYGNRIIKTLYGPKHNNEKNLIKSHWGRNSIICSGSSDQFVYIIDTIDDKILYQLPGHIGTVNDAQLHPKIPIIASCSNDKTIYIGQL, from the exons atgaatcTAGAAGATGATAgtgtattaaattttcCAGTTATGTTATTAACTGGACATGAAAGtgaaatatatacaatagaATTTTCACAAGATGGACAATTTTTAGCATCAGGTGGTAAAGATAAACAAATCCTATTATATGAAGCTTATGGTGaatgtaataattttggTGTATTAACAGGACATAAAAATGCTATATTAGAATTACATTGgaataaaaattctaattatttatattcatgTTCGGCTGATTTTACTTCAGCAGTTTGGgatataaattatactaaAAGAATACGTAAACTAC aagGACATTGTGGTATTGTAAATAGTTGTTATCCAGCaagaaatatattaaatggtTTATTAATTACTGGTTCGGATGATGGTACTGTTAAAATTTGGGATTCCAGATGTAAAAGCTATACCAGTTCGATTTCACATgattttcaaattcttgCAGTTACTACTGAtccaaattataattttatatattctgGTTCATTAGACAATATAATACGA ATATATGATGTAAGAAATGAGaatagaatatatatgGAATTGAAAGGATGTATGGATTCTATAACGAGTTTGGATTTGaatgaagaaaatacaatattattatcaaactcaatggataataaattgatattATGGAATATATTACCATATGgtaatagaataataaaaacattATATGGTCCAAAacataataatgaaaagaatttaataaaaagtCATTGGGGTAgaaattctataatttgTAGTGGTTCATCAGATcaatttgtatatataattgatactatagatgataaaatattatatcaattaCCAGGTCATATTG gtACAGTAAATGATGCACAATTACATCCTAAAATACCAATAATAGCATCATGTTCTAATGATaaaactatatatattggtcaattataa
- a CDS encoding 26S proteasome ATPase subunit, putative has translation MVEESEITETNSTNVLDENREVINQYIRKVKEHRDLEQKLKQLRIDMIELNKKDMKIEEDLKALQSIGQIVGNVLRKIDDNKYIVKASSGPRYVVCCKVNIDVNLLKSGTRVALDMTTLTIMKILPREVDPIIYNMLNHTNNNRTTGEKKDTNNKSTEEKIGTTEEKDANNRTTEEKIGTTEEKEEEKDTYNSIGGLNKQIKEMREVIELPLKNPFLFKRIGIKPPKGVLLYGPPGTGKTLLARALANDLGCNFLKVVASAVVDKYIGESAKIIREMFGYAKDNQPCIIFIDEIDAIGGRRFSQGTSADREIQRTLMELLTHLDGFDELGQVKIIMATNRPDVLDPALLRPGRIDRKIEIPLPNETARIEILKIHTQKLNIQYPINYNNICKLCDGFNGADMRNICTEAGINAIRNMRDYIIEEDFFKAARKLTENKKLEGTLSYEQV, from the exons atggTTGAAGAATCTGAAATAACTGAAACTAATTCTACAAATGTTCTTGATGAAAATCGTGAAGTTATTAATCAATATATTAGAAAAGTTAAAGAACATCGTGATTTagaacaaaaattaaaacaac tacGTATTGATATGATAGAATTGAATAAGAAAGATATGAAGATAGAAGAAGATTTGAAAGCATTACAGAGTATAGGACAGATAGTAGGAAATGTATTACGTAAAATtgatgataataaatatattgtaaaaGCAAGTTCAGGACCACGTTATGTAGTATGTTGTAAAGTTAATATAGAtgtgaatttattaaaaagtGGTACAAGAGTAGCACTTGATATGACTACATTAActattatgaaaatattacCAAGAGAAGTTGAtccaattatttataatatgttaaatcatacaaataataatcgAACTACCGGAGAAAAAAAAgatacaaataataaatctaCTGAAGAAAAAATTGGAACTACTGAAGAAAAAGATGCAAATAATAGAACTACTGAAGAAAAAATTGGAACTACTGAAGAAAAAGAGGAAGAAAAAGATACATATAATTCTATAg gtggattaaataaacaaattaaagAAATGAGAGAAGTTATTGAATTACCTTTAAAAAATCCTTTTCTATTTAAACGTATAGGTATTAAACCACCAAAAG gagtattattatatggACCACCTGGAACGGGTAAAACATTATTAGCAAGAGCATTAGCAAATGATTTGGGATGTAATTTTCTTAAAGTTGTTGCATCAGCTGttgttgataaatatatcGGCGAATCCGCTAAAATTATACGTGAAATGTTTG GTTATGCTAAAGATAATCAACcatgtataatatttattgatgAGATAGATGCAATTGGTGGTAGAAGATTTTCACAAGGTACAAGTGCAGATCGTGAAATTCAACGTACATTAATGGAATTATTAACACATTTGGATGGATTTGATGAATTAGGAcaagttaaaattatcatgGCCACTAACAGACCAGATGTATTAGATCCAGCACTCTTAAGACCAGGAAGAATTGATCGGAAAATTGAAATACCATTACCCAATGAAACTGCCCGAATcgaaatattaaaaatacatacacaaaaattaaatatacaatatcCCATca attataataatatatgtaaattatgtGATGGATTTAATGGTGCTGATATGAGAAATATATGTACAGAAGCTGGTATAAATGCTATACGTAATATGAGAgattatataatagaagAAGATTTTTTTAAAGCAGCAAGAAAATTAactgaaaataaaaaattagaagGTACATTATCATATGAACAAgtctaa